In the genome of Mustelus asterias chromosome 9, sMusAst1.hap1.1, whole genome shotgun sequence, the window AACTGCCCATCAACTGGTCTCAACTGCCTGCaagtgatgcggagatgccggcgctggactggggtgggcacagtaagaagtctcacaacaccaggttaaagtccaacaggtttatttagaattacgagctttcggagtgttgctccttcatcaggtgaatggagaggtaggttcacaaacacggcatatcacgcgatcttcttggagatcctctccactttgagctggcGGTTTGCcgtgtcggtggtagccatgatgtggagatgccacgtTGGACTAAGGTGGGCACGGtgatatgccatgtttgtgaattcatctctccgctcacctgatgaaggagcagcgctctgaaagctcgtgattccaaataaacctgttggactttaacctggtgttgtgagacttcttactgtgcccatcagcAAGTGGCATTGACTGGTTTCAACTGGTATCGACTGGTCTCCATTCCCAGTTAGAAATATAGAAATGTAGAAAACagtatcaggaggaggccatatcaccaatgttccagtgaagctcaacgcacaCTGGAGGAACCGCATCTCACCTTCCGACACttcacagccttccagtctcaacatcgaattcaacaacttcagatgacttgctctacccccacctccacccctttgttttcattctattttatttaattttttactgttctctaccttttatttctttattatctttcttcatttttcttgccccccccccactctttccttccTCCTACTTAATcttccttcccttaccttttcttcccccgcttccccttttctacattctacctctgtcccattcctcccccccccccccccccccccacccccccgccaacaTTTCcacctgtcacagcttacagcttctctgccgtttgtccattctcaccctttattctctttgtgggctgccattagcagcctttccccctggtttctgtggctatgactcatctttcattccctccccctgcagtatgaatatctcccactttctacgccttttagctttgacaaagggtcgtctggactcgaaacgtcagctcttttctctccagacctgctgagattttccagcgttttctcttttggttccagctTCACCTGTTTTCCTTCTTCTCGTAAAGCAGAAGGAAAGATTTTGATTCTTACTCATCAAGAAGTTTGAATGCGTCGCGGTCAAATTCTGGGAAGAAAGTGTCAGTGTTGAAAGTAGCCATGATGTTTGTGAGATAGATCCGGTCACAGGCTGGGTGTTTCATGGCCTCCTGTGGACGGAAGCAGACACTCGGTCACAGTGACTCACAGGGCAGTACCTGCTGGGCTCTTTACAAAGgggattttaaaaataatatacAAACATCATTTCACACAACTTTCCTCTGACGCAGCGAGTTACTCAGTTACTGGAAACATGAAGTGGCTCCAACGCTCCCTGCTAGTGTACGACACACTGCAATTCCCCTCTCATTCCTCAACTCAACTCCAGTAAAACCGCCTGCCACAAAACTAATCCCTCATTAGTTTCTGATTAGACAGCAGAAAGGAAGTAATCCCCATCATGTGATGTTGCAAAGCGACGAGGACAGCCCACTGTACAATAAACAATGTTGAAAATCAGCGCAGTCCGTTCCAAGACCTGGGGGGGGGGACAtacaatgctggagaaactcttaagaacggcatggtggcagtggttagcactgctgcctcagcgccaaggacatgtgttcgattcccagcttgggacactgtctgtgttgactttgcacattctccccgtgcctgcctgggtttcctcccgcactccaaagatgtgcgggttaggttgattggccatgttaaattgacccttagtgtcaggaggactagctagggtaaatatgaggggttatgtgaatagggcctggctgggattgtaattggtgcagactcgatgggccaaatgacctccttctgcactgtagggattctgtgattattcgaactaggagcaggagtaggccatctggcccctcgaccctgctccgccattcaataagatcatggctgatctttttgtggactcagctccacttacccgcccgctcaccataacgggcggcacggtagcacagtggttagcactgctgcttcacagctccagggtcccgggttcgattcccggctcgggtcactgtctgtgtggagtttgcacattctcctcgtgtctgcgtgggtttcctccgggtgctccggtttcctcccacagtccaaagatgtgcgggttaggttgattggccaggttaaaaattgccccttagagtcctgagatgcgtaggttagagggattagtgggtaaatatgtgggggtagggcctgggtgggattgtggtcggtgcagactcgatgggccgaatggcctccttctgcactgtagggtttctatgatttcaacccttaattccttcactgttcaaaaatttatctatccttgccttaaaaacattcaatgaggtagcctcaactgcttcactgggcagggaattccgcagattcacaaccctttgtgtgaagaagttcctcctcaactcagtcctaaatctgcacccccttattttgaggccatgccccctagttctagtttcacctgcagtggaaacagtggaaacaacttccctgcttctatcttatctattcccttcataatcttatatgtttctataagatctcccctcattcttctgaattccaatgcgcatagccccagtctactcagtctctcctcataagccaaccctctcaactccgggatCCGCtctacagcatctgtggagagcaaagCAGAGTTAACGCCTCGAGTCCAAAATAACTTTTCATTGGATCTGGAGAGAGgcggaaatgtgatgggttttatgcagctgtaacggtgggggggggggggggggggggggggggggggggggatggggggatgggctGTGGTTAGGGTCAAGTGGAGTAAAAGGGGAAGGTCAGGTTAGAGGGCAGGGGAGATGAAATTACAAAGATGCCATGGAACAAAAGAGAATGGGAATGGTGGTAGTAAAGGAACAAAGCACTGGTCTCGAGGAGGTGTTAATagtagaataaaggtcagcattgtCTGAAAGCAAGATAATAATATGTTGATAGCAAAATAAAAGTCAGCACTTGGTAATGGGAACAGttgctgtcaaagaacaaagaaaattacagcacaggaacaggcccttcggcccttcaagcctgcaccgaccatgctgcccaacttaactaaaaccccctacccttccagggaccatatccctctattcctatcctattcatgtatttgtcaagatgccccttagaaGCCTATTCCTTCCAGAagacccctcatggttttgaacaactctatcaaatctcctctcaatcttctctgaaGAGGAACAGCTCCAGCTTCCTctgtctatcttcataactgaagtccctgatTCTCATGAATCATTTCTGCATCTTCTGTAACACATTCACAAAGTGTGGGTCCCAGACCTGGATTCATTGCTCCAGCTGAGGCTGCAGCAGTTttccaaaggttcaccataatttccttgctttgaTACTCTGTTTAGAAAGCCCAGGATTCAATCTGCCTTGTTAACCACTTTCCTAACCCGTTCTGCTGCATTCAATGATTTGTGCGCATTTAGCCCAGGTCTGTCTGCTCCAGcaacccctttagaattgtatcctttattttgtattgcttctccatgttcttccgaccggaatgaatcacttcacatttctctgcattttatttcatctGCTGAACTTGACCCTTTTGCGATTTCACGTTGTCCCTGGGCTATGTCCACGTTCGATGTTATAGGCtaaaaaaccttttattgatgttcccACGCTCCTGATTTACTGGCACCCGGTCCggaaggggtggtgggggaggacgacctcctcgtgaacctgctcctgggccaagCTTGCCATCAACAGCGGGCGACCGAGGCAATCGTCTGACCcgattgtctgcccctctaccatggctaCTTTCGCAGCCGGGTGTACCTGGAGAGCATGTGGTTTCCGTGGGCACCATCGAGGCCttccatgcccactgggcaccgcagggactggggtgcattatcgactccccccttaatcacattttgatttgatgtttggagtttcctttccgctttgtcttttgttttgggcggttctCTTCTGTTTAGGGGCTGCCCTTCTTTGTCCCCGAGTTTGCTTAACTTGGTTCATTTGCTTGGCAACAGAAAGAGATGCCCATGTCCACCTATTTTTACCAGTGTCTCTTTGTCCCCTTACACTCAATCACCGCCTGCCCCACGGTTCACAACACGGCAtgggcggcacattggcacagtggttagcactgctgcttcacagcgccagggacccaggttcgattcccagctccggtcactgtctgtgtggagtttgcacgttctccccgtctctgcgtgggtttcctccgggtgctccggtttcctcccacagtccgaaagacgtgctggttaggttcattgacctgaacaggcgctgggctgtggcgatgaggggaatttcacagtaacttcattgcagtgttaatgtaagccttacttgtgacaaataaataaataaactttaaaaacaaaacttccaggttttgtgtcatctgcaaacttttaaATTGTGCCGTGTACCGCCCAAGCCTCGGTCTTTAATATCGATCTACACCGGGTGTGTTGCGGAAGATATACACAGTGTGCAGAATAGGAGGAGACCAGCTCATCGCCAGAGTCTGTAGATGCCACCTGTACTTGGCTCAGATCAAGCACAAGTTGGGAGCAATGCCttctcctgtcagcttggatcttgtttgtctctcttgtggggattcaatttgaatttggtttttggagccagCAAGGAGATGGGTTTGGTTCTACccggtccactctgcacattggctttgtaaccttAACAATGGAGTAaagatttaaacaaaataaaaattccTTCTGCAGGTATCGAGCTATCTGGAGAAAGCATCaggaattggtgtcagtgcaaagccaagagggcggcacggtggcacagtggttggcactgctgcctcacagcagttggcactgctgcctcacagcgccagggacccgggttcaattcccggcttgggtcattgtctgtgtggagtttgcacattctccccgtgtctgcgtgggtttcccccgggtgctccagtttcctcccacagtccaaagatgtgcgggttaggtggattggccgtgctaaattgccccttagtgttagggggaccagctagggtaaatgcatgcggttatggggatagggcctgggtgggaaggtggtcggtgcagactcgatgggccgaatggtctccttctgcactgtggtattctaTGTTGAAACCATCAACTCCCCAATGAACAGCAGAGCAGCAAGAGACGGAACACAATCTGACCTATAAACATTCATTCATTTTAGTTTTTTTCCATGTTGTTACCTCGAAGGGTTTGACGCCGCCGATGACCCATATAGTTTCGATTTCCTCACTCAGGGGAGGGAGCAAAGCCAGGTCAATGGCGCTGAGCAGGTCTCGGCACAGATAGTTTGCATTCTTAGGCACAGAACTGATTAAAAAAGGTAAAGTtagtgtcactcactatcctagcTGAAGGTGCAACTTCTAGAATTAAATCACTCGTGAAATATTTACTTGCTTTAAATTACCCTTCGTAAGATTTAACTGTCACTATTTTGTTTTTTGATCAATGTACAGGAATTAAATGGGTGATGAcctcgtgatattatcgctagactattaatccacaaactcagctaatcatagaatcctgcaatgcagaaggaggccatttggcccatcgagtctgcaccatccacgatcccacccaggccctaccccctagcCCCATGCAattatttaccctagccagtccccctgacactaaggagaaatttagcatggccaatccacctaacctgcacatctttggactgtgggaggaaaccggaggaaacccacgcagacacggggagaatgtgcaaactccacacagacagtgacccaagctgggaatcaaacccgggtccctggcgctgtgaggcagcagtgctaaccactgtgccaccgtgctgccccgggtccctggcgctgtgaggcagcagcgctaaccactgtgctgcccaaatgtcctggggacccgggtttgaatcccgccatagcaatggtttagtggaatttgaattcaataaaaaatatctggaattaggaatctaccatgaaaccattgtcgattgtcaaaataaacccatcttgttcactaatgtcctttacggaaagaaatctgccgtcctcacctggtctggcctacatgtgactccagagccacagcaatgtgggtgactctcaactgcccttgggcaactagggatgggcaataaatgctggccagccagcgacgcccatgtcccatggatgaataagaaATAATGTTTTAGTCTCAAGGCCTTGTGTATGATAGGGAAGGAATCTTTTCAATTAACAAATGGATTGAAGTTAGTTTGACTCTGACAGCGATATTCGTAATAAAGAAATGTGTATGGCTGAAAACCCTTCCTGACAGCGGAATGTTCCGGTCCCGCCAgagcaacacaccccccccccacacctcccctccaCGATGCCCCCCACCCAATGCCCCCCCATGGGGCAGGTTCCACGGTTCCCCAGTGGTGCAGCTGGCGAGCAACACGAAGGGCTATAAACTTTGGTGGGACTGGTGGCAATGGCGAGGTGTCTCCGCCGTGGGACTACCCTAGGGGCgaggtggggggagcagggggtgggggtggaaaatcccagccaaagtccggaattttaccggcacgcccgccccggaattgagggggggtggggggggggacggtgagaCTCACAgagcggcattctccattggcctcgggtgggatcttaggAGCCCTGGACGGGCGAGGCAGTAAACTTCCGGCAAAAGTGTTTCATTTTGCACTTTTCCGGACAGAcacaagaattccaaatttcaaagaGAACAACAATATATACCCGCATGAtagaagggtgctgattggttgaccatTCTCAAGTTCTCAAAAAAAATCAACTCATTCTGAGCAGTCTCCGGTCCATAGTTTCCATTGGAACTCTCCTTCCCAGATATCGCTGCAAATCCAGTGATTCGATTCCCGGACTCTCCGAGATTCAATGGGTGGAACTTCGCCCCCTTTGAAAATAATTGTGGGGGACGTCTATTTTCGGGTCCCAGTTGTGCACTTTTTGACAAGTGTGTCGGGTACAATCTAACTGGGCACTGCTGCCGTCGAGGGAATCTCCACCTCGAGGTGCCCTTTGACGAGGTTTGAAAATAAGGAGCTGGCTGGCCACCCCTCCGTGGGGTAGTTCACCATTCCCTGCAGTTCTGTTTAAAGATGGGGAGCAGGGGAGTAGAAAagggagggtggcacggtggcacagcggttagcactgctacttcacagcgccagggacccgggttcaattcccggcttgagtcactgtctgtgcggagtctgcacattctccccgtgtctgtgtgggtttcctccaggtgctctggtttcctcccacagtctgaaagacgtgctggttaggtgcgttggccgtgctaaattctccctcagtgtacccaaacaggcgccggagtatggcgactaggggattttcacagtaacttcattgcagtgttaatgtaagcctacttgtgacactaataaataaactttaggtccCTTGTCAGCCTCCTGCCAATCTCTGGCCTCAGTGCGGGGCAGGTGGGAGGTGCCTGTCCATCACCTGGAAGGTCTCAACGGCGCACCCAATCTGCCCACCATTGGGCATTAGTTATTCAAATTCCCTACCCTCCGCTGTTGGGGTGGTAACCACCACTGGTTCTACCCTGCCTCTGGCAAGATCTGCCAGAGATGGTGAAGCATTGCCTGCCCACACGATACCATCCTCTCCAGCACCTGTAAGTGAGTGTGGGAAGATTCTGTCCAATGGGTGAGATATCATCTCGCTCAGAACCTACCCACCAACAGAGTAAAAATCAAGCCCATAATAACTTTCTCATGGGTCAGGAGTGCTgtctgaacaacaaagaacaaagaacagcacaggaacaggccttcggccctccaagcctgtgccaatctcaTTGTCCGATCTAAACCAAccatctgtatccctctattccctgcctgttcatgtgtctatccagataagtcttaaatgtcgctaatgcgtctgcctcaaccacctcacttggcagtgcattccaggcccccaccaccatctgtgtaaaaaaacctcccctgcacatctccactgaacctttccccccttaccctgaacttgtgcccccttgtaattgtcatttctgccctgggaaaaagcttccaactgttcagcctatccacacccctcataattttataaacttctatcaggttgtccctcagcctccatctttccagggagaacaatcccagtttattcaacctctcctcatacctgaaactctccataccaggcaacatcctggtaaatcttttctgcactctctccaaagcctccacatccttctggtagtgtggtgaccagaattggacacagtattccaaatgtggcctaaccaacgttttatacaagtgtaacataatttgccaacttctatACTCGATGGGAGGTGATCGTGTGTTCAAGGGTGATCACTCACACAGAGCCACTCATTAGTTGTGTCCAGGTTAGGTCACAAACCTCTTTGATTCCCCTCTGAATTCTACCCACTTTCGGAAGGTAAAACGGATTATTAATGGGTTAAATGGTGGTCCATCATCTGATCTATTTCTAACAACTTTCATCCAACACATCTGAAGAATGACTGTTATCATCAGCGAGGTGTCAATGTTTGCAAGGACCTTGGCGATTAATGGATGGTTAGTCATGGGCTGTCATAAAGCAGGCTTGACCAGCTGAGATGACAGGTGGGTAACACTTGGAACCAATTAGCAATTCAATCCACGGAGAACTTCCATTCCAAAGATTCCAGGGCTCAGACCTCCTTCCCCCTTCGCCCCCCACTGCCACCGTGAACTTGAATTGTCAGTTTCCAGTGAAGAAGATGAAGGTTACTCCCTTTACGTGTTCTGTGAGTCCAATTTCTCTAATTTGCCACAATTTCGAGTCATGTATAACTTACCTCAAAGTTCTGCTTAAAACGACACCATAACAATTTGGCAAGGAAGAACAGTCTTTGATGGCACTTCCTTTTCCCCAGATCACTAGGTTTTTCTTGCCTGAAATTGAAATGTTGTAAAATAACCCCCACAAAATCTGTTTCATTCAATTTGACAAAATgaccaggaggccattcggcccgctgAGTCAGTGCTGGCATTCTGCAAGAATGACACAGCGAATCCCACTATCCCTCATCATTTCTCCACAGTCCTGCAAATGTTCTCCCTTTGGTTGCTTACCCCATCCCATTTTGAAATCcatgattgaacctgtctccaccgcattctcgggcagtgcattctagactcTAACCACATGCtgcgtaaaaaggtttttcctcgggTTGCCATTGCTTTCTTTGAtattcaccttaaatcagtgcccACTGCTTCTCAATCCTTCTGCCAAGGGGAACAATTTCTTCCTGTCGACTTTTACAGACCTCTTGATCACGAATGCTTTTATCAaaactcttctccaaggagaacaacccaccttgtccaatctatcctcagaacTCTTTCATCCCCCAGGCCATTTCCTGaatctattctgcaccctctctaaaaccTTCATGTCCTTCCTGAAGGGCAGTGTCCAGAATTAGGcaccaatccagcctcccatccattaactctgtctacacttcctgctgcctcggcaaagcagccagcataactgagGACCCCAcagaccctggacattctctctaccaccttcttccttctggaaaatgatacaaaagtctgaggtcacataccaaccgactcaagaacagcttcttctctgctcctgtcagacttttgaatggacccaccttgcattaagctggtctttctctacaccctagctatgactgtaacactacattctgcactctctcctttccttctctattaacggtatgttttgtctgtatagcacgcaagaaacaatacttt includes:
- the LOC144499070 gene encoding dihydrofolate reductase — encoded protein: MTMEPKPLRIIAAADSNMGIGICGNLPWHLPNEYKYFLSKMTSVSAAGKKNLVIWGKGSAIKDCSSLPNCYGVVLSRTLSSVPKNANYLCRDLLSAIDLALLPPLSEEIETIWVIGGVKPFEEAMKHPACDRIYLTNIMATFNTDTFFPEFDRDAFKLLDEFPEVPSEIQEENGIRYKFQVFQRVCK